The genome window TCAAGGCGGCGCGCCGCGCGGGCCGGTCGCTGTCCAAGGACTTCCGCGAGGTTGAGAACCTTCAGGTCACCGCCAAGGGGGCGGGGGATTTCGTCTCCAAAGCCGATATCGCGGCCGAGGCGATCCTGCGCGAAGACTTGATGGAGGCACGCCCGAATTACGGCTGGATGGCCGAGGAAAGCGAAGCCGAGGACGGCAAGGATCCGACCCGCCGCTGGATCGTTGACCCGCTGGATGGCACCACGAACTTCCTGCATGGGTTGCCCCATTGGGCAATCTCTGTCGCACTGGAATTCAAGGGAGAGATCGTCGCCGGGGTGGTGTTCGACCCGTCCAAGGACGAAATGTTCGTGGCCGAAAAAGGGCAGGGCGCATGGCTGAACGAAAGCCGCCTGCGCGTGTCCGGCCG of Paracoccaceae bacterium contains these proteins:
- a CDS encoding inositol monophosphatase; the encoded protein is MQGSANLNIMIKAARRAGRSLSKDFREVENLQVTAKGAGDFVSKADIAAEAILREDLMEARPNYGWMAEESEAEDGKDPTRRWIVDPLDGTTNFLHGLPHWAISVALEFKGEIVAGVVFDPSKDEMFVAEKGQGAWLNESRLRVSGRTKMIECIFATGLPFGGRADLPDTLQDMARILPGCAGVRRWGAAALDLTYVAAGRYDGYWERGLHAWDIAAGLLIVREAGGLVEPIERNGDLLHGGEMIAASGGMFDAFAKLVRG